The following nucleotide sequence is from Rhinopithecus roxellana isolate Shanxi Qingling unplaced genomic scaffold, ASM756505v1 contig4527, whole genome shotgun sequence.
AGAAACTCATGGAATCGTGGAACATGCAACAAAAGGCATTCTGGAGACTATGTAGTTTCACCCCCTCGTTTTAGAGATGAGAAGGCAAGGAGGGTCTGAGAGGGCCCAAGGTCATACGACAAACACTGGTAGACAGGTTGCCAGAGGCAGGGCTCCTGACTCTGAGTGCTGAATCCTAGAACTTCGGCCGGTCCATGGAGATGAAAGGCAAGGGCCAGAATGTCTcaacagtaatcccagcattaatCACAACACTTCCTTGTCGAGTGTTCACTGGGTCAGTCTAAGGAGAGGGATGGATGTTAGTCTCATTTAGAAACAACTTGAGACTTCCTGGATTCCTCATTTTGACACCAAATGCTCCCTGGGATCAAATGTGATTTGAAAAAAATGGTTGGAGTGTTTGTATGTGgttttcctcctttaaaaaataaagctaaggGGAAAAAGCCTCCCATAATGTGTTGGCTTTTGGCAGCTTTTACAAATAGTGGTATGATGAGAAACACATGGCCGACCAGCGCTTGGTGAATAGTTATGAGGGTTTTGCTGCCCCCTAGAGAACCAGAAGGCCAGGCTGCCCTGCTCCAGAGGCCTTACAACCTTCCAGccactccacctcccagcctgGGTCGCTTGGGAAGCTGGTGAGGCTGGTGGTTTGTTGTGGACAGACCAGCAGGTCTCGATGGGGCTGAGGCACTGGCTTGGTAACATTTACTGGGAGGTGATTATGGCACCTGCCTCAGTCTGATGAGTGCAGAGGCATCTAAGGTATACTCCTGGGGCGCTCTGGAATACTTGATGGCCTCACCCTTAGCACTCCCACCTTGGTAGCCTTCTGGAGATATGCATTTTAACAGCTTCGAGGGTTTGGCTACCTGAGTGTACTGGATTATTAGGTCACTAACATGGCAGGAATGCACTTCATAAAACCTCCTATACACAACTGCAGTGCAGAGAAGGATCTGGACCAGTGGGAACAGAGCTCAGGACAGGGAAGGTAGGTGGAGAGGAGAGACTGGAGGGAGGGTCTGCATCCAGCCCTGCCAGGTTCTATTTGGATCACGGAAACTTAGAATCTGATGAAATGATGATGAAGTCAGATGATGACTCCCCTCTGGAATAATGTTCAAGGACACATGGGGCATACGACTCCAGTGATCTCTGCCCACTTTGTGGTCCCACTGTGGTTGCAGATTGGAGACCCCTGAGTTAGAGAAGCAGCCCAGGAAAGGCACAGTTGTACTGGGGGAGGTGTGGTGGTGAAGGAGGGAACCTGGCTAAAGGGCATGTGAAGAATCAGAGAGCAAGAAGGGCTCTGGGAGGCATCCTGTCACAGAGAAGGGAACTGAGGCCGAGAGCAGAGAAGAGACTGGTTCAAGAGGTGAAGGGACTGGCTCAAGAGGTCACAGCACATCACTGGCAGACTAGGGTTGTACCCGAGCCCCTCACCCCTCCATCCACTGCTTGGCAAAAGACCAAATGGGGCCCTCTGCTCCTCATTGCTTCCACTTTCCACTTCCTAATGATCATGATGGAAGCCCCCACTCCTGAGTGCCAGTGTTACTTCTAAAAGGGAAAATGTTAACTGCGTCATGAACTTGCCTCTATGAGTCTCCCAGGCAAAGTCTAAATTCTGGTTATTGAAAAGAGCATATTTTTTCATGTGGGATTTCAAACCAGTGCTAGCCATGAGGTTGAGGTCCCGGGGACGGGGATGGAGTCTGGGCTCCCCCAGGGCACTTCCAGTGAAGTGGCTGGCTGGTGTCCTGTTCAGAGATGTGTGTGTCTACGTGGGGCTGCCCTATTGATTAATTAATACACTTATTTAAAGTGTATACTCAGCTGCTTCCAATGGGCTTGAGGTGGCTTTCCACTCTCAGTGTGCAAATAAACTGTCTGAATATGGAtgacaaagaatatttttaaggaaGAATGTATGACTGTTTAAGGCTTAATTGGAGCATGACTgggagttttaatttttaacagcaATTCACTAGATGTGCGACCTTGGGTAAGTGACTTACTCTCACCCTGTCCTGACTGTGAAATGATAGTACCTAAGACGCTAGAAGGATGAAATGAATCATATTAGCTAAGTGCTGTgaatagtgcctgacacaaaaCAAAGGCTATAAAAGtattgatgaataaataaaactttaaataaatgaagaatagtGGTTTTTAGTAGTCAAATCCCATTTACTTTACTTACTCAGTATGTCCTGAACCCTTCCTACTCCTCTCCTTCGATTTTCCTGCCCTGTCTTGGCTCAGCCCTTCATTCTGTCCTGCCTGGAGAGTCCCCGGAATTAATTTCTTTATCTCCAGCTTCATGGTCCTCTAGGATGCCGACTTCCCTCAACCTCTAAAGTAGGTCTTATAACGGACTCCCCACCTCCTGTGCTTAATCCCTCTCAGGATACCCTGCAGGATAATACCCTACAGGATAAAGTTCATGCCTCACTctatatgtaatattatttttccagttttttcaaaATTGTGATTGTTTTAATCCTTGATAACAGTATTCTGTAATGAACAAGTCTAGCTTGAGTAAATTTTAGAAGCCATCTGTCTCCTTTTTACTGCTCTTTTCCATCAGTAGCAACGTGTCACCCAACAAGAACTTCTAGCTCTCTGGTCTACTCTCCCCAAACCTGTTTGCAGAAGAGGAGCTGCTTTTAgttagttttttcatctgtttaaCTGTGGAGTCAGATGAGATTTGGTCAGATTTAAGACCCTggatgttgttttaagtcactgggTTACCCTTTCCTGACTTATTTTCATTCTGTCAGCCTTTCAGCTCTGgtgctgaaatgaaggaaactttGCCCTCACTTCGAGGTCTTCCAAGCAAAGTGAGCTGGAGAGAAGGGGACATACTGGGATGAGGTAGGCGTGGTATCCTAGGGTTCCTAAATCACTCTGTGTAGTTGGGAGTGACTGACTCTTGTTCATAGGCCATATCTACTCTTGAGTGGATTTCATGGAGTGGTTTTGAGGTTGGCAGCCCTTTGGGGGTCCTAGGCTCTCTCTTTGAAGAGAGAGTCCTGTTCTCTGGACTGGTGAGGTTCTTTGGAAACGCATCTGCTCAAAGTTAACACCAGGCCTTTATAGATCCAGCATGAACCCTTCCCATTCAACAGCTCCAGAAAGAAACAGATCCTTACTTTTCAGGGGTCAAGGTCTCCTCCAGGAACTCCTCAATCTTATTGACATCTGTCTTCACTTCCCCGTTGAAGGTCAGGAAGGGCGGGTGCGTGCCAGGGGCTAGGTTGTGCAGGTCGGCTGGCTTTCTGTGGAGAGAGCAAGATTCAGGTGTTGGCTTACAGCAGGGTGCTCCTGTTCTGGGAAACCTAAGATTGATTGTAACTTAGATGCCCTTACTATCTAACATGCCTGTCAGGGGAAATAGATTTATGGTGTGCAGTGTAGGCAGGGGAGGTTGGAGAAAGTTCTGAAAGAATGTGTGTATCCACACACAAGAAGTGTGTCCAGTGCAGTCAGCAAGAGAGCAacaagtcaagatgaaggaattGAGTGCTATTGAAAAAGTGGAGAGAATCCAGGTGACTAAGTCAGATCCAAGCTTTAATTACCCAGGGggagaggtggagttttgctttaaaaactcTTTTACTAATCTGCCTAACAAAAATGTGCTATACATGATTCCATActtcaaaaattaatgaattagatCATACTTTCTCCTAACAAATATCTCcagatacaaaaaaattgggAGTTTGGGCCATTTGTTCAAGTTAGATGCTTCTATTGTGTGtaactatattttaatatctaataACTAATGGTCTAACATTGGTCAGCCTTTTGTCacactcaacaaatactttttttgacCTATAAACAGCCCCAGATATGGCCTTTGGGTAGCcaggaaaataaacaaactatTAGATTGAAAACAAAGCTATTAAATGAAGATGTTTTCAAACGTCTTCTTATTGCTAAGATTATTCCTCCACAAACACCAGGTAGGCTATTACCAAGGATTCTGAACCAAGAACCTCCTACTGGGGAGTATTGGTGAGTAAGAAAATACCTGAGAGAAAGCCTTACGATTCAAGCTCCATGAGGGAAAAGACCCAGaaccatgcctggcatatagaaggCCCTCagtagatacatatttttaatggctacatgaACAAAGCATGCATTTTTGAGACagctacagtggctcatgcctgtgatcccaccactttgggaggctgaggtgggaggatcgcttgagcccaggagtttgagaccagcctgggcaacataacgagaccccatctttacaaaaaaaaaaaaaaattagctgggcatggatgTGCTTGCAGTTTcggctacttgagagactgaagcaggaagattgcttgaccccaggagttcgaggcagtTGTGAGCCATTGATGtcaccactgtagtccagcctgggggacagcgtgagactcagtctcaaaacaacaacaacaaaatctcacacattttaaatttaaaaatgagtgatTGTAGTTGCAAAATTAGAGCTCAAATGTTGGTCTGACATTGGTAAAAACTTCAATCCAGTTATGAAGGCTTTCTCGGCTTTCAGTTGAATGTGGGGAGGACCAGCAGGCAACTCCACTGCTACAGTACTCGTGCTCCACCTTAATCTACCTTAATTCAAGCATCTACTGTTCTCAAAATATGACTTATGATGGTTCTAGGTttactagaaagaagttattttctttaaatatttaaaaattctgttcaacatacataaatcaaaaaTCTCCTAGGAGTCAGAAATtgtgcctattttttaaaaattatggggTTACTTAAATGCTATCTtaagttaaaaatttattttctaagtaaaTGCAACTTCTGCTTTGTGATTGGATTCAAACAGAACACTTGGTTTGtgaaagttatttctttttatagcaaACTTTGCTGGGCCTGGTAGGATCTTTTAGgcaacatatacatataatgtaaTAGGCAGCAAATTTGGTCCCTAAGAAGACAGACAGCTCTTTGGTGTGCCTGTTGGTTTCTGGGTCAGACACTTAAAGAAATCCAAGATAACCAAAGCAACAGCGCATTTCTCCCCGCTGGGAAAGAGGAGACCCAAAAGTCCTAAATTATCCTGAAAGAAAGTCCTAGATGATGGAGAAGTGGGTGAAATTCTGGAACGCAGCCCCAATCGAATGAATGAACAATTAATTAACTGAGCAATTAATTGAATTTTCTGCACTTAGCCCACAGCAGTGCTAACTGGTGTTTCTGGCGTGCACTGGGGAGCACACTGACTACCTGCAggaaggccaagtgcagtggaaAGGAAAGTGGCCTTGTGTTTGACACGGCTAGGTCCTGTTAATATCCAGGAGTGTGCTTCTGTGTCTGTGCCAGCTGGTCAGAATGCAAGAGCAAGAATGGAGCAAAGTGAGGGGGAAGAAGGGTTGGCAGATTGGGGAAAATGGGAAAGGGGAGGCTTATACTAAAATAATgtagggaagaggagagaaaatgatGGCGACTTCCAAGACAGAGCTGGAACATCGGATTCACCCCACATGCTCTCTCTGAGAATGCCACATTTCCTGTGGGAGTCGGGAGTGGAAAACATTAAACGCAGAAACTGTAAAAAAAGTAAACAGTGGGGGTAGAGGAGTCTGTAATGAAACAAATTCCTGGCGTAATCAGtttgggaggggaagagaagaattTCAATTACTGTGCTACTCCCATGTCCCTCCCCAAACACAATCTCCAGCTGCATTCTGAGGCACTTGGAACTCAGACAATTGAGAcggaaagtatttttaaaatctaatttactTAGTCCCTTTGTTTACTTTGTGCATGCCCCTTATTTTAGACAATGAAAGGACATTCTTTATTTGCTCCTGGTTTTTAGAGCTGACACAAGGCAGCAACATGTGTGCTCTCAATCACCTCTCTGTGGCTTAAAGATACAGAAATGTGttgtggtggtggcagtgggttTTTCCTGGGACTCTAGAGAATCATGGCCACTGGAGTCAGACGCCCTTGGAAAGTACTGCCTGTGGCCATGGATGCGTAGCTAGAGTTGCAGCCCTCTGTCTTTGTTGACTCTGCTTCAGCATTTATAGTTGAGACTATATCATTAGCATTGGATGATATATTGCTAGGTATGATTTATGAACTATGTAATGAGTATTGGTCTTCTTTTCCTTACTGGATTGCCAGCTCCAGGAACCCAGTGATAATTCTAAGAATAGTCAACACACATGGAGTTCTTGCTATGAGTCAGGTACAGGACTGATAGCAGATGTTTTACATGGCCTGCCTCGATAAATCCTCACCATAATCCTATTGATTAAAAACACACTGTCTCCAttgtacaggtgaggaaaccaaggctctgaAAAGTTCAAGATTATTCAGTCACTAAAGGGTGGTACTGGGAAAATAAAtcagttttcttagaaattactgtgtgtgttggtgggtgggggggaCAGTAAGaaagttttcttatctgtaaaaatggAGTGGTGCTACTTGCCTGGCCTACGTCAAAGGGGTGTTGGCTGGACCAGGTGTTCATGTGAAGGAGGAACCAAACCATCTGAAGCACACAGGCAGAGGTAATTCCCTCTCCCACTCTCTTCTCCAGCAGACATACAAGTCCTctctcacacatggcaatccaaACACTTCCAGTTCTCCACTGAAGGAAGCTGCTCTTTCAGAAGTCTGCTACTCTCTTTAGTTATCGCAGACACTAATTGCATAGTGGATGCAAGTTCATTTATTTGACAGATAGTAGTTGAGGACCTGTGAAAAGCTAGTTGCTATGGAGGATACAAAGAAACTTAAAACCCGATCCCAGTCTGTCCTTGAGGGACTTAAGGTCTCATTTG
It contains:
- the LOC115896031 gene encoding chloride intracellular channel protein 5-like; this translates as APCCKPTPESCSLHRKPADLHNLAPGTHPPFLTFNGEVKTDVNKIEEFLEETLTPEKYPKLAAKHRESNTAGIDIFSKFSAYIKNTKQQNNAGE